The following coding sequences lie in one Streptococcus suis genomic window:
- a CDS encoding MFS transporter, producing MVAVPIWRSFLILLSFSSFFLVFYEDSQYKPFGLRYWLGLVAFIWLNFVTLASYFIAFTGGSIMVYHQYKQPLVVIFLFCLFVASMLTLLSFKAIKMMIRRTKYYRQLRKVS from the coding sequence ATGGTAGCGGTTCCGATTTGGCGTTCTTTTTTGATATTGCTTTCTTTTTCATCATTTTTTCTTGTATTTTATGAAGACAGTCAGTATAAACCTTTCGGTCTTCGGTATTGGCTGGGACTGGTGGCTTTCATTTGGCTCAATTTTGTGACTTTGGCATCCTATTTTATCGCCTTTACTGGCGGTTCAATTATGGTCTATCATCAGTATAAACAGCCATTGGTTGTGATATTCCTTTTTTGTCTATTCGTGGCTAGTATGCTAACCTTACTTTCCTTTAAGGCTATCAAGATGATGATTCGACGAACCAAATATTACCGACAGCTAAGAAAGGTAAGCTAG
- a CDS encoding IS630 family transposase (programmed frameshift), which produces MKLTIEQTKELKTYLKDKTYSPFHRRLQVILFRAEGLSYKEITNLIGYSKYTIWSLQRKYELEGISALVRETRGGRNRQYLTLQEEEAFLKEQLTASLNGEFVTINSLYEAYQKRVGHPTTKEGFYAILKRHGWRKVTPRPEHPKKADAETILASKNKIFIHENRKKRFKNSRRYHKVRLMYQDEAGFGRISKIGKAWAPKGVRPHVHSHYIREYRYCYGAVDAHTGESFFIIAGGCNTDWMNVFLKQLSEAYPDDYILLVMDNAVWHKSSTLEKPHNIGFEFIPPYTPEMNPIEQVWAEIRKRGFKNKAFKTLDDVINKLQEVIRELDWSILKPIVSRQWFKNT; this is translated from the exons ATGAAACTTACTATCGAACAAACGAAAGAATTAAAAACTTATTTGAAAGATAAAACCTATTCTCCATTTCATAGACGACTTCAAGTTATCTTGTTCAGAGCAGAAGGTCTTAGCTATAAGGAAATCACTAACCTCATCGGCTATTCAAAGTATACAATCTGGTCCTTACAGCGCAAGTACGAACTTGAGGGGATTTCAGCTCTAGTAAGAGAAACGCGAGGTGGACGGAACCGTCAATATTTAACCCTTCAAGAAGAGGAAGCGTTTCTAAAAGAACAGTTAACAGCCTCACTAAATGGCGAATTTGTGACGATAAACTCTCTCTATGAAGCTTATCAGAAACGGGTTGGACACCCTACGACCAAGGAAGGATTCTATGCCATTCTTAAACGCCATGGTTGGCGCAAAGTGACGCCAAGACCAGAACACCCTAAAAAAGCAGACGCCGAAACGATTCTAGCGTCTAAAAATAAAATCTTCATTCACGAAAACAGGAA AAAGCGCTTCAAGAATAGTCGTCGCTATCATAAAGTCAGGCTAATGTATCAAGATGAGGCGGGTTTCGGTCGGATCAGTAAAATTGGGAAGGCCTGGGCACCAAAAGGGGTGAGACCGCATGTACATAGTCACTATATTCGTGAGTATCGCTATTGCTATGGTGCTGTTGATGCCCATACAGGAGAGTCCTTCTTCATTATCGCTGGGGGCTGTAATACAGATTGGATGAATGTTTTTCTCAAACAACTATCTGAAGCTTATCCTGACGATTATATTTTATTAGTGATGGACAATGCCGTTTGGCATAAATCAAGTACCTTAGAGAAACCACATAATATTGGTTTTGAGTTTATTCCTCCCTATACTCCTGAAATGAATCCAATTGAACAAGTTTGGGCTGAGATTCGAAAGAGAGGGTTTAAGAATAAAGCTTTTAAAACACTAGACGATGTGATAAACAAGCTTCAAGAAGTAATACGAGAGTTAGATTGGTCTATTTTAAAACCAATTGTTAGTAGACAATGGTTTAAAAACACTTGA
- a CDS encoding replication initiation/membrane attachment protein, with product MKPNDLFAYIKISPFTPDIVSLSQCYQPIIGFDALALYYYFYSFADQGQGRYKWTVILNHMDFGMNRLEKALDVLTAMRLLELYRADELTGLALQAPLTVKSFLAKPLYKNLLARKIGESSMENLLVHQPNQEQNISKTFSQVFTMDGQAPVVFEPKHDFDWSAFKALMAKDKLLFQDEAEDIIALSYIAEQAGWTWLETYRQAKATAIGQTISTKRLQQSRQSLPTESTNLTAQEQAIVREAKSKSSLTFLSFIKEQRKAAVTATERKCLTDLANLGLLDEVINVLVLYTFNKVDSANLNEKYAMKLGNDFSYKGIGSAEAAVLYLRELKTGQVVTKSSQPQKSNVPEWSKEEVQQGQTQEGQAKLAALYRELEEMENKGGS from the coding sequence ATGAAACCAAATGATTTATTTGCCTATATAAAAATCAGCCCGTTTACACCTGATATTGTCAGTCTTAGCCAATGCTACCAGCCGATTATCGGTTTTGATGCATTAGCGCTTTATTATTACTTTTATAGTTTTGCCGATCAAGGGCAAGGACGTTACAAATGGACTGTCATTCTCAATCACATGGATTTTGGAATGAATCGTTTGGAGAAGGCTCTGGATGTTCTGACTGCCATGAGGCTCCTAGAACTCTATCGTGCAGATGAATTAACAGGTTTGGCGCTACAAGCCCCTCTGACCGTAAAAAGTTTTCTAGCGAAACCCTTGTATAAGAACTTGTTGGCAAGGAAGATTGGGGAGTCAAGTATGGAGAATCTGCTTGTTCACCAACCCAATCAAGAACAAAATATTTCAAAAACATTTTCTCAGGTCTTTACCATGGATGGGCAGGCTCCAGTTGTTTTTGAACCGAAACATGATTTTGACTGGTCTGCCTTCAAGGCATTAATGGCTAAAGATAAGCTTCTTTTTCAGGATGAAGCTGAGGATATTATTGCGCTTAGTTACATAGCAGAGCAGGCAGGGTGGACCTGGTTGGAAACCTATCGGCAGGCTAAAGCAACAGCTATTGGACAGACGATCTCGACCAAACGCTTGCAGCAGTCACGTCAGTCATTGCCAACAGAAAGCACCAATCTCACTGCCCAAGAACAAGCCATTGTTCGTGAAGCGAAATCAAAATCCAGCCTAACCTTCCTGTCCTTTATCAAGGAGCAACGGAAGGCAGCAGTGACCGCAACAGAACGAAAATGCTTGACGGATTTGGCCAATTTGGGTCTGCTTGACGAAGTTATCAATGTCTTGGTTCTCTATACCTTTAATAAGGTCGACTCAGCCAATCTAAATGAAAAATACGCTATGAAGCTGGGCAATGATTTTTCCTACAAGGGAATTGGCAGTGCAGAGGCAGCTGTTCTTTACCTAAGAGAGTTGAAGACGGGTCAAGTTGTTACCAAGTCTAGCCAGCCACAGAAAAGCAATGTGCCTGAGTGGAGTAAGGAAGAGGTTCAGCAAGGACAAACGCAGGAAGGTCAAGCCAAGCTGGCGGCTCTTTATCGTGAATTAGAAGAAATGGAAAACAAAGGAGGTAGCTGA
- a CDS encoding primosomal protein DnaI encodes MKSVQDRLSQTTNPSPKSYQQLYQEIVSDPEVAAFIKKEGLTQQEITLSISKFLEYISQRDLFVKQDETYIAKGYQPVLVMNEGYADVSYLETEELVEYRRLEAIKNRIQLINMPASLKNVTVADIDKSDENRVEVMLAIADFVKRFEEKPKGLYIYGNFGIGKSYLMAYLANLLSKTHLQSTTMLHYPTFVVDIKNAIKDGSVKERIDEIKMAQVLVLDDIGAEQHSPWVRDDVLQVILQYRMQENLPTFFTSNFSFDDLERHFASGKSGDETWQAKRVMERIRYLARDLHLKGNNRR; translated from the coding sequence ATGAAATCAGTTCAAGACAGGTTGTCGCAAACAACCAATCCAAGTCCAAAATCTTATCAGCAACTCTATCAGGAGATAGTGAGTGATCCTGAAGTCGCTGCTTTTATCAAAAAAGAAGGTTTGACCCAGCAGGAAATCACACTCTCCATTTCCAAGTTTTTGGAATATATCAGTCAGCGCGACCTCTTTGTCAAGCAGGATGAGACTTATATTGCAAAAGGCTATCAACCGGTTTTAGTCATGAATGAGGGCTATGCGGATGTTTCTTATCTTGAGACAGAAGAATTGGTCGAATACCGTCGTTTGGAAGCTATCAAGAACCGTATCCAGCTCATCAATATGCCTGCGAGTTTGAAGAATGTAACAGTGGCGGATATTGATAAGAGTGATGAAAATCGTGTGGAAGTCATGCTGGCTATTGCAGATTTTGTCAAACGATTTGAGGAAAAACCAAAAGGCCTCTACATCTATGGCAATTTCGGTATTGGAAAAAGTTATTTGATGGCTTATTTAGCCAATCTCTTGTCTAAGACTCATCTTCAATCAACCACTATGCTTCATTATCCAACCTTTGTGGTAGACATAAAAAATGCCATCAAAGATGGTTCTGTCAAGGAGCGAATTGATGAAATCAAGATGGCTCAGGTCTTGGTGCTAGATGACATCGGAGCGGAGCAACATAGTCCTTGGGTACGTGACGATGTGCTGCAGGTCATTCTTCAATACCGCATGCAGGAAAATCTGCCGACCTTCTTTACCTCCAATTTCTCCTTTGATGATTTGGAGCGTCATTTCGCCTCTGGTAAGTCTGGTGATGAGACCTGGCAGGCCAAACGGGTAATGGAGCGGATTCGCTATCTGGCTCGCGATTTGCATTTGAAAGGAAATAACCGCCGATGA
- a CDS encoding transcriptional repressor NrdR → MRCPKCQSLKSSVIDSRQAEDGNTIRRRRSCDQCGQRFTTYERIEEKTLVVVKKDGTREQFSREKIFNGIIRSAQKRPVSTDDIDEVVNRIEQKVRAQGDSEIESDVIGNLVMEELVELDEITYVRFASVYRSFKDVGELENLLKQMISKGSKVKPEKKDETK, encoded by the coding sequence ATGCGTTGTCCAAAATGTCAGAGTTTGAAATCAAGTGTCATTGATAGTCGTCAGGCTGAAGATGGCAATACCATCCGTCGTCGTCGTTCCTGCGACCAATGTGGTCAACGTTTTACCACCTATGAACGGATTGAAGAGAAAACTCTAGTCGTTGTGAAAAAAGACGGAACTAGAGAGCAGTTTTCACGTGAAAAGATTTTCAATGGGATTATTCGTTCTGCTCAAAAGCGCCCTGTGTCAACCGATGATATTGATGAAGTGGTGAATCGGATTGAACAGAAGGTTCGAGCACAAGGTGATAGTGAAATAGAATCCGATGTCATTGGGAATTTGGTAATGGAAGAATTGGTCGAATTGGATGAAATCACCTATGTGCGTTTTGCATCGGTTTATCGTTCTTTCAAAGATGTTGGAGAGCTAGAAAATTTGCTTAAACAGATGATTTCCAAAGGAAGTAAGGTAAAACCGGAAAAAAAAGATGAAACCAAATGA
- a CDS encoding RNA helicase, translating into MGRMMPGRIRQEGIDLYEAGKLTVLHSENGKMVLDIAGERFTYGDVDSDLQCSCQLFQSKGYCQHLAATEYFLKNDASGKDMKQSLKEDGEQHKETVRRTYFGGLFLDEILRPEPELGLKYQLSVEGSLLPYDRQIDWTLKITRLPDTRSYIVRDIGAFLRIVKANGHYQIGKNYYEQVTYENFDEPSQALLDFLWALVPEKVGIDSDILTHFGRYFRLPQAYFEEGLELLNQLEHFNFSYQQQSYSSLMVLPLTGEEGLYHFEVTVHTQMIEMVIHEKTVRPLFHGRYLLVNGTVYSVNRHQEHLIYQISELVPTESGLRKVQVDFPDQNRLALSLLDLQTIGTVKAPKRFIIHDFKPEFHIQMEANESLSLQLVLDFDGRKVRSEEDLALLPFASHFQHLDRVYQAIRLAGFRGTYHAQRAALSQQELYPFFQQQLPILQKMGQVHLAERLQALYIEAKPQLEIVRNGSLLDISFDLSGIEQSEIDQAITALLNQEDHYTSPSGKVFVFDEETKKISQTLIYLRARHGKEGQVQVHALAGYQLAQSLSQFNQVSFSKEFEEMASYLAQPDLFPLPAVEVTTSLRDYQQTGLKWLTMLDTYGFGGILADDMGLGKTLQTIAFLSSRMTKDSKVLILAPSSLIYNWLDECKRFAPNLDVAVVHGNKEQREEIIANGHQVLVTSYPSFRQDVALYRQERFDYLILDEAQVMKNAQSKIAQLLREFEVGNCFALSGTPIENHLTELWSIFQIVLPGLLPGKQDFGKLAAKDIARTIQPFVLRRHKEDVLQELPDLIEVNVLNELTDEQKAIYLAQLQQMRTQIAGADDAQINRSKIEILSGITRLRQICDTPSLFMEEFSGESGKLNSLKELLLQLKEGEHRVLIFSQFRNMLEKIEEQLVEIGMTSYTLTGSTPANQRQEMTQAFNAGSRDAFLISLKAGGVGLNLTGADTVILVDLWWNPAVEAQAISRAHRMGQTEKVECYRLITRGTIEEKIQELQENKKNLVKTVLDGNESRANLTVEDIREILGIE; encoded by the coding sequence ATGGGTCGCATGATGCCAGGGCGGATTCGCCAAGAAGGAATTGATTTGTACGAGGCTGGAAAACTGACTGTTCTTCATAGTGAGAATGGAAAGATGGTACTGGATATTGCTGGTGAGCGCTTTACTTACGGCGATGTAGATAGCGATTTACAGTGTAGTTGCCAGTTATTTCAAAGTAAGGGCTACTGTCAACACCTAGCTGCCACGGAGTATTTTTTAAAAAATGATGCCTCAGGCAAGGATATGAAGCAGTCTTTGAAAGAAGATGGTGAACAACATAAGGAAACCGTCCGTCGGACTTATTTTGGCGGTCTCTTTTTAGATGAGATTTTGCGGCCAGAACCTGAACTGGGGCTTAAGTATCAGTTATCAGTTGAGGGGAGCTTATTGCCCTATGATCGTCAGATAGATTGGACCTTGAAAATTACCCGCTTGCCAGATACACGTTCGTACATTGTGCGGGACATCGGAGCTTTTTTGCGCATTGTGAAAGCCAACGGTCACTATCAGATAGGTAAAAATTATTATGAGCAAGTTACTTATGAAAATTTTGATGAACCAAGTCAGGCTCTCCTGGATTTTCTCTGGGCCTTGGTACCAGAGAAAGTTGGTATAGATTCGGATATTCTTACTCATTTTGGACGATATTTTCGTCTGCCACAAGCCTATTTTGAGGAGGGGTTGGAGCTGTTAAATCAGCTAGAACATTTTAACTTTTCCTATCAACAGCAGTCCTATTCCTCCTTGATGGTTCTTCCGTTGACAGGTGAGGAAGGGCTCTATCATTTTGAGGTGACCGTTCACACGCAGATGATTGAAATGGTTATTCATGAAAAAACAGTCCGACCTCTTTTTCATGGGCGCTATCTCTTAGTAAATGGCACGGTTTATAGTGTCAATCGCCATCAAGAACATCTGATTTACCAAATTTCAGAACTTGTTCCAACCGAATCAGGTTTGAGAAAAGTGCAGGTGGATTTCCCTGACCAAAATCGTCTGGCTTTAAGCTTGCTGGATTTGCAGACAATTGGGACTGTTAAGGCACCTAAACGCTTCATCATTCATGATTTCAAGCCAGAATTTCATATTCAGATGGAGGCAAATGAAAGTTTATCACTCCAATTGGTTTTGGATTTTGATGGACGTAAGGTAAGGAGTGAAGAGGATTTGGCTCTCCTGCCTTTTGCCAGCCATTTCCAACATTTGGATAGGGTCTATCAGGCTATTCGTTTAGCTGGCTTTAGGGGGACATATCATGCCCAGAGAGCGGCTCTTAGTCAGCAGGAGCTCTATCCATTTTTCCAACAACAATTGCCTATATTACAAAAAATGGGGCAGGTTCATCTAGCAGAAAGGCTCCAGGCTTTATATATTGAAGCCAAACCTCAATTAGAAATTGTGCGTAACGGCTCACTTTTGGATATTTCGTTTGACTTATCAGGTATTGAACAATCTGAAATCGATCAGGCGATTACAGCCTTGCTGAATCAAGAGGACCACTATACTAGCCCGAGCGGTAAGGTATTTGTTTTTGATGAGGAAACCAAGAAAATCAGTCAAACCCTAATCTATCTGCGGGCCCGTCATGGTAAGGAAGGGCAGGTACAAGTCCATGCTCTTGCCGGTTACCAATTGGCTCAATCCTTGTCACAATTCAACCAAGTCAGTTTCTCCAAGGAATTTGAGGAAATGGCAAGCTATCTAGCTCAGCCAGATTTGTTCCCGCTTCCTGCTGTGGAAGTAACAACGTCGCTTAGGGATTATCAGCAGACAGGGCTTAAGTGGTTGACTATGCTGGATACGTATGGTTTTGGTGGAATTTTAGCTGACGACATGGGGCTTGGAAAGACCTTGCAAACGATCGCCTTTCTGTCCAGTCGGATGACAAAAGATTCCAAAGTTTTAATATTGGCACCGTCTAGCTTGATTTATAACTGGTTAGATGAGTGCAAGCGGTTTGCTCCAAATTTAGATGTGGCTGTTGTCCATGGAAACAAGGAACAGCGTGAAGAGATCATTGCCAATGGTCACCAAGTCTTAGTTACCTCCTATCCATCCTTCAGACAGGATGTTGCACTCTATAGACAGGAACGCTTTGACTACCTCATTTTAGATGAGGCGCAGGTCATGAAGAATGCCCAATCTAAGATTGCACAGCTACTGCGTGAGTTTGAGGTTGGGAATTGCTTTGCCCTCTCAGGTACGCCGATTGAAAACCATTTGACGGAACTCTGGTCCATTTTCCAAATTGTCTTACCAGGTTTATTGCCAGGTAAACAAGACTTCGGTAAATTAGCAGCCAAGGACATTGCGCGGACCATTCAACCCTTCGTTCTCAGACGTCATAAGGAAGACGTTCTTCAGGAATTGCCTGATTTGATAGAAGTCAATGTACTTAATGAACTAACAGATGAACAAAAAGCCATCTACCTAGCCCAGCTTCAACAAATGCGGACTCAAATAGCTGGCGCAGATGATGCTCAAATCAATCGTAGTAAGATAGAAATCCTATCAGGAATTACTCGCTTACGTCAAATCTGTGATACCCCCAGCCTTTTCATGGAAGAGTTTAGTGGTGAGAGTGGCAAACTTAATAGTTTGAAAGAATTACTCTTGCAGCTAAAAGAAGGTGAACACAGGGTCTTGATATTCTCCCAATTCAGAAATATGCTGGAAAAAATAGAAGAACAGCTGGTAGAAATTGGGATGACATCCTATACTTTGACTGGTTCAACCCCTGCTAACCAACGCCAAGAAATGACACAGGCCTTCAATGCAGGAAGTCGAGATGCCTTTCTCATTTCCTTGAAAGCAGGTGGCGTTGGCTTGAATTTGACAGGTGCAGACACAGTCATCCTAGTCGACCTTTGGTGGAATCCTGCCGTGGAAGCACAGGCTATCAGCCGGGCTCATCGCATGGGGCAGACTGAGAAGGTTGAATGCTATCGCCTGATTACTAGAGGGACAATCGAAGAGAAGATTCAAGAATTACAAGAAAATAAAAAGAACCTTGTCAAAACAGTCCTTGATGGCAATGAAAGCCGAGCGAATTTGACGGTTGAGGATATTCGTGAGATTTTAGGGATTGAGTGA
- a CDS encoding NADPH-dependent oxidoreductase, which translates to MNETIDLMLNHTSVRRFTEEPIEAEHLQAIISAGRAASSWKNFQSYSIIVVQSEEKKQALYDLVPQPAILQAQAILVFVGDHNRASKAAQLHGSDFDAKGTENLLISSVDASLAEQNALLAAESLGYGGVFIGMIRHKALAIAELFNLPDYTYPIFCIALGRPAQKHPVKPRLASETIVFQEEYVEQGVEVIQAYDQVQTDYAGARQTETWSERMVAQFGQPEQPETRAVLEKNKLL; encoded by the coding sequence ATGAATGAAACCATTGATTTGATGCTGAACCATACTTCCGTCCGTCGTTTTACGGAAGAGCCCATTGAGGCGGAACATTTGCAAGCTATTATATCAGCTGGGCGAGCTGCGTCTAGCTGGAAGAATTTCCAGTCTTATTCCATCATTGTGGTGCAATCGGAGGAGAAAAAACAGGCTCTCTATGACCTGGTGCCTCAGCCAGCTATTTTACAGGCTCAGGCTATTCTGGTTTTTGTGGGCGACCATAATCGTGCCAGCAAGGCGGCTCAACTCCATGGTTCAGACTTTGATGCCAAAGGAACAGAGAATCTCCTGATTTCTTCTGTTGATGCGAGCCTAGCAGAGCAAAACGCCCTCTTGGCAGCGGAAAGCTTAGGTTACGGTGGCGTATTTATCGGTATGATTCGCCATAAGGCCTTGGCAATAGCAGAGCTGTTCAACTTGCCAGATTATACCTATCCAATTTTCTGCATTGCCCTGGGTCGACCAGCCCAAAAACATCCTGTTAAACCACGTTTGGCAAGTGAAACCATTGTCTTTCAGGAAGAATATGTGGAGCAAGGCGTGGAAGTAATCCAAGCCTACGACCAAGTTCAGACAGACTATGCTGGAGCTCGTCAGACAGAAACCTGGTCTGAGCGTATGGTTGCCCAGTTTGGTCAGCCAGAGCAGCCTGAAACGAGGGCTGTATTAGAAAAAAATAAACTATTGTAA
- a CDS encoding IS30 family transposase, producing MKNKHLTLSDRNDIQIGIEQLKPFSAIAVKLGKDPSTISKEVRRNRVINENSSTSNCEACPLLKKAPYVCNACPKKRNNCGYQKQFYYAKRAQLDYEAKLSDSRTGVALNKDEFYRMDEIVSAAIQKGQHLNHIIASNELSASRASIYRYLEKGYLSTKPIDFPRVVKFRKRRTRNLQPIPKTAKEGRSYEDFQRFLIEKGSSYWLEMDTVTGRIGGKVLLTFNLSFCNFIFARLLDNKTANEVAKHLYVIKNDLHQNEMDFCELFPVILTDNGGEFARVDDIEMDVRGESKLFFCDPNRSDQKGRIEKNHTLIRDILPKGSSFDNLTQEDINLVCSHVNSVKRASFNGKSAYELFTFTYGEELATLLGISKIDPENVIQSPRLLDK from the coding sequence ATGAAAAACAAACACTTAACTCTCTCTGATCGCAATGATATTCAAATAGGAATTGAACAACTTAAGCCCTTCTCAGCTATCGCTGTTAAGCTAGGAAAAGACCCGTCCACAATCTCAAAAGAAGTTCGGAGAAATAGGGTGATAAATGAGAACTCTAGTACCTCCAATTGTGAGGCCTGCCCTTTACTCAAAAAGGCTCCATACGTTTGTAATGCCTGTCCGAAAAAGAGAAACAACTGCGGATACCAGAAACAGTTCTACTACGCAAAAAGAGCTCAGCTTGATTATGAAGCTAAGCTCTCAGACTCGAGAACAGGTGTTGCACTAAACAAGGACGAATTCTATCGCATGGATGAGATTGTTTCTGCTGCCATCCAAAAGGGGCAACACCTCAACCACATCATCGCCTCAAACGAACTTTCGGCATCCAGAGCTTCTATCTACCGATACCTTGAAAAAGGCTATCTGTCCACAAAGCCCATTGATTTCCCCCGTGTCGTGAAATTCAGAAAGCGGAGAACCAGAAACCTACAACCCATTCCTAAAACTGCCAAAGAAGGACGGTCTTACGAGGACTTCCAACGCTTTCTCATAGAGAAAGGAAGCAGCTATTGGCTGGAAATGGACACCGTTACTGGACGGATCGGCGGAAAGGTACTTCTCACATTTAACCTCTCCTTCTGTAACTTTATCTTCGCTCGATTACTTGATAATAAAACAGCTAATGAGGTCGCTAAACATCTCTACGTTATCAAGAACGATCTGCATCAGAATGAGATGGACTTCTGCGAACTATTCCCTGTCATTCTGACCGATAATGGTGGTGAATTCGCTAGAGTGGACGACATCGAAATGGATGTTCGTGGAGAATCTAAGCTATTCTTCTGTGACCCCAATCGTTCTGACCAGAAAGGGAGAATTGAGAAGAATCACACACTTATCAGAGACATTCTTCCTAAAGGAAGTTCGTTTGATAACTTGACACAGGAGGACATCAACCTGGTTTGTTCGCATGTCAACAGCGTCAAACGAGCTTCTTTCAACGGAAAATCCGCCTATGAACTCTTTACATTTACCTACGGTGAGGAATTGGCAACGCTTTTGGGAATCTCTAAAATTGACCCTGAGAACGTCATCCAATCACCTCGATTACTAGATAAGTAA
- a CDS encoding ribosome biogenesis GTPase Der encodes MALPTIAIVGRPNVGKSTLFNRIAGERISIVEDVEGVTRDRIYATGEWLNRKFSLIDTGGIDDVDAPFMEQIKHQAEIAMDEADVIVFVVSGKEGVTDADEYVSRILYKTNKPVILVVNKVDNPEMRNDIYDFYSLGLGDPYPVSSVHGIGTGDVLDAIIENLPAQEAEENPDIIKFSLIGRPNVGKSSLINAILGEERVIASPVAGTTRDAIDTHFTDPEGQEFTMIDTAGMRKSGKVYENTEKYSVMRAMRAIERSDVILMVINAEEGIREYDKRIAGFAHEAGKGMIIVVNKWDTLEKDNHTMKQWEDDIRDQFQYLSYAPIIFVSALTKQRLHKLPEMIKAISESQNTRIPSAVLNDVIMDAIAINPTPTDKGKRLKIFYATQVATKPPTFVVFVNEEELMHFSYMRFLENQIRKAFVFEGTPIHLIARKRK; translated from the coding sequence ATGGCTCTACCAACTATCGCCATCGTTGGCCGTCCCAACGTTGGTAAATCAACACTATTTAACCGTATTGCGGGGGAACGTATTTCTATCGTAGAAGACGTGGAAGGTGTGACCCGCGACCGTATTTATGCTACTGGTGAGTGGCTCAACCGTAAGTTTTCCCTGATTGATACAGGCGGTATTGATGATGTGGATGCACCTTTCATGGAACAAATCAAGCATCAGGCTGAGATTGCTATGGATGAAGCAGACGTTATCGTCTTTGTTGTATCAGGCAAAGAAGGTGTGACGGATGCTGACGAGTATGTATCGCGTATCCTTTATAAGACAAACAAACCAGTTATTTTGGTTGTCAATAAAGTCGATAACCCTGAAATGCGGAATGACATCTACGATTTCTATTCACTCGGTCTTGGAGATCCTTATCCAGTATCTTCTGTACACGGTATCGGAACAGGGGATGTCTTGGACGCTATCATTGAAAACCTACCAGCTCAGGAAGCAGAAGAAAATCCAGATATTATCAAGTTCAGCTTGATTGGTCGTCCAAACGTTGGTAAATCCAGTTTGATTAACGCTATTTTGGGTGAAGAGCGCGTGATTGCGTCGCCTGTTGCTGGAACGACTCGTGATGCTATTGATACGCACTTTACAGACCCTGAAGGTCAAGAGTTTACTATGATTGACACTGCAGGAATGCGCAAGTCTGGTAAGGTCTATGAGAATACGGAGAAATACTCTGTCATGCGTGCCATGCGTGCCATTGAACGCTCAGATGTCATATTGATGGTTATCAATGCCGAAGAAGGTATCCGTGAGTATGACAAACGCATCGCAGGTTTTGCCCATGAAGCTGGTAAGGGGATGATTATCGTAGTCAACAAGTGGGACACGCTTGAAAAAGACAACCATACCATGAAGCAGTGGGAAGACGATATTCGTGACCAGTTCCAATACTTGTCTTACGCACCGATTATCTTTGTGTCAGCCTTGACCAAACAACGCTTGCATAAGTTGCCTGAGATGATCAAGGCTATCAGTGAAAGTCAGAATACCCGTATTCCATCGGCTGTTCTCAACGATGTTATCATGGACGCCATTGCTATTAACCCGACGCCGACCGACAAGGGCAAACGTCTCAAGATTTTCTACGCGACTCAGGTTGCGACTAAACCACCGACCTTTGTGGTCTTTGTCAACGAAGAAGAGCTCATGCACTTCTCCTATATGCGTTTCTTGGAAAATCAAATCCGCAAGGCCTTTGTATTTGAAGGGACACCGATTCATCTGATCGCACGGAAACGGAAGTAA